From Acidihalobacter aeolianus, a single genomic window includes:
- the dnaB gene encoding replicative DNA helicase — translation MAEVIPKPLGERNATDALRIPPHSIEAEQAVIGGLMLDNATWDQVADRINEADFYRFDHRLIFRAVEKLAAQNHPIDVVTLSEALERTGELEQAGGLAYLGVLARDTPSAANIRTYADIVRERSILRQLISVGTRVADSAFNPEGRDSKALLDEAEKAVFEIAEKGVRGREGFSSVKQLLRPALERIEMLHERQDAVTGVATGYDEIDERTSGLQAGDLVIVAGRPSMGKTSFAMNIAEYAAVKHSTPVAIFSMEMPGEQLTMRMLSSLGRIDQHRLRTGRLDEQDWPRLTSAVQMLTDVPMYIDDTPALTPTELRARARRLKREHGLGLIVIDYLQLMQVPGTRENRATEISEISRSLKALAKELGVPVIALSQLNRSLEQRPNKRPVMSDLRESGAIEQDADLIAFIYRDEVYNEDSPDKGTAEIIIAKQRNGPIGMVRLTFLGQYTRFENHISDVYGGDGGFG, via the coding sequence ATGGCCGAAGTGATCCCGAAGCCTCTAGGTGAACGTAACGCCACCGATGCGTTGCGCATACCACCGCATTCCATCGAAGCCGAACAGGCTGTCATCGGTGGACTCATGCTCGACAATGCGACCTGGGATCAGGTAGCAGATCGCATCAACGAAGCGGATTTTTATCGCTTCGACCATCGCCTGATCTTCCGCGCCGTCGAGAAGCTGGCCGCACAAAACCACCCGATAGACGTCGTCACGCTTTCCGAGGCGCTCGAACGTACCGGCGAACTGGAACAGGCTGGCGGGCTGGCCTATCTGGGCGTTCTGGCCCGCGATACGCCGAGTGCGGCCAATATCCGCACGTATGCCGACATCGTGCGCGAGCGCTCAATTCTGCGCCAGCTGATCAGTGTCGGAACGCGAGTGGCAGACAGTGCCTTCAATCCCGAGGGACGAGATTCCAAGGCGCTGCTGGACGAAGCGGAAAAGGCGGTTTTCGAAATCGCCGAGAAAGGCGTGCGCGGTCGGGAGGGGTTCTCCAGCGTCAAGCAACTGTTGCGACCGGCCTTGGAACGCATCGAGATGCTGCATGAGCGCCAGGATGCAGTTACCGGCGTCGCCACAGGCTACGACGAGATCGACGAGCGTACCTCAGGTCTGCAGGCCGGCGATCTTGTGATCGTCGCCGGTCGTCCCTCGATGGGCAAGACGAGCTTCGCCATGAACATAGCGGAGTATGCTGCCGTCAAACACAGCACCCCGGTCGCCATCTTCAGCATGGAAATGCCCGGCGAGCAGCTGACCATGCGTATGCTGTCTTCGCTCGGGCGCATCGATCAGCATCGACTGCGTACCGGTCGGCTGGACGAGCAGGATTGGCCGCGTCTCACCAGTGCCGTGCAGATGCTGACGGACGTGCCTATGTACATCGACGATACCCCGGCGCTGACCCCGACCGAGCTGCGCGCACGTGCGCGCCGGCTCAAGCGCGAACATGGGCTGGGTCTGATCGTGATCGATTACCTCCAGCTGATGCAGGTGCCGGGCACGCGCGAGAACAGGGCGACCGAGATATCGGAAATTTCACGCTCCCTAAAGGCCTTGGCAAAAGAGCTGGGGGTACCCGTGATTGCATTGTCGCAGCTCAATCGCAGTCTTGAGCAGCGCCCCAACAAACGTCCGGTGATGTCCGATCTGCGCGAATCCGGGGCTATCGAGCAGGACGCCGATCTCATCGCCTTCATCTACCGCGACGAGGTGTACAACGAGGATAGTCCCGACAAGGGTACGGCCGAGATCATCATCGCCAAGCAGCGTAATGGCCCCATCGGCATGGTACGTCTGACCTTCCTCGGTCAGTACACCCGGTTTGAAAACCATATATCCGACGTCTACGGAGGCGACGGAGGCTTCGGATGA